A region from the Palaemon carinicauda isolate YSFRI2023 chromosome 16, ASM3689809v2, whole genome shotgun sequence genome encodes:
- the LOC137655249 gene encoding uncharacterized protein, with protein MPNLKSTSTHRFKSEYLPSTSGHYYLLTAIGRSTRWPEAIPMVTTMSSSRTSSIVCGWIARFGISEDITSDKGSTFTSQLWTLLANLLGITLHQTTTYNPAANGMVDCFHCTIKAALMFRCKNSDWFTQIPWVLLGLRATPKDTLDISSAEMVYGDPLVIPAECFLSATSSDNLQCLHHAVGKFTPCHQTYQPQAKHHIPTDLHSATHVFLRKDSSSHS; from the coding sequence atgccaaacctcaaaagtacatcaacacacagattcaagAGTGAGTACCTCCCCTCAACCTCAGGACATTATTACCTGTTAACAGCCATtggccgctccactcgttggccagaaGCTATTCCCATGGTAACAACAATGTCCTCTTCGCGTACATCTTCCATAGTCTGTGGATGGATAGccagatttggtatctctgaggatattacttctgataagggtagcactttcacctctcaattgtggacattattagccaatctcctgggaatcacccttcatcagacaaccacatacaaccctgctgccaacggaatggttgattGTTTTCattgcaccatcaaagcagctttgatgttccgttgCAAGAACTCCGACTGGTTTACCCAGAttccatgggtcctcctgggactaagggccactcctaaagataccctggATATCTcgtcagctgaaatggtatatggtgacccgttggtcatccctgccgaatgttttctgtctgcaacctcttcCGACAATCTGCAGTGCCTACATCAcgctgtgggaaaatttactccatgccaccagacttaccaACCTCAAGCTaagcatcatataccgacagatctgcactcagcaacccacgttttcctgcgcaaagACAGTAGCAGCCACAGTTAA